In the Alteromonas sp. M12 genome, one interval contains:
- a CDS encoding NAD(P) transhydrogenase subunit alpha codes for MSLIYLSTILVLAIFLGFELIRKVPATLHTPLMSGANAISGITLVGALAYAGGEFTIVTKVFACVSVMLATINVVGGYMVTDRMLAMFKGK; via the coding sequence ATGTCACTTATATATTTATCGACCATTTTAGTACTCGCCATATTTTTAGGATTTGAGCTTATTCGTAAAGTTCCAGCAACTTTACATACCCCTTTAATGTCAGGCGCTAACGCAATTTCAGGTATTACTTTAGTGGGGGCATTAGCATATGCCGGAGGTGAGTTTACGATTGTTACTAAAGTTTTCGCGTGTGTATCAGTAATGCTGGCAACAATTAATGTTGTTGGCGGTTATATGGTAACAGACCGTATGTTAGCAATGTTTAAAGGTAAATAA
- a CDS encoding NAD(P)(+) transhydrogenase (Re/Si-specific) subunit beta — protein sequence MEFMINAIYIACVVLFVFGLKLLSHPSSARKGNTLSALGMLVAIVATLLDQQIISYEWIAVSLILGSLIGAVMAKRVEMTKMPEMVSILNGVGGMASLLVALAVFWAGEKIETYILAIMLIAVAIGSITFSGSIIAWAKLSGEIPKLVSSGATVFKGQAIINVLILVSICALAGVVVVAPENIEFVICFSILCLVLGVMLVLPIGGADMPVVISLLNSYSGLAACAAGLAINNNLLIVAGALVGASGIILTSIMCKAMNRSLSNVLFSGFKNNASNKIEIEGEVTPIVAEDAFFVLEAAQSILVIPGYGMAVAQAQHAMKELQVLLEENDAEVVYGIHPVAGRMPGHMNVLLAEADVPYEVLLEMDEVNARMENFDVAIVIGANDVVNPAARDMEGSPIYGMPVINADLAKNVFILKRGMSSGFAGVDNPLFFKSNARMIFGDAKDTINTIIRQFSD from the coding sequence ATGGAATTTATGATAAACGCAATCTACATTGCTTGTGTGGTCTTATTTGTATTTGGCCTAAAACTATTAAGTCATCCTTCGTCGGCAAGAAAAGGGAATACATTGTCAGCTTTAGGAATGTTAGTTGCTATTGTTGCGACTCTATTGGATCAGCAAATTATCTCCTACGAGTGGATAGCAGTATCGCTCATTTTAGGAAGTTTAATTGGTGCAGTTATGGCAAAGCGCGTTGAAATGACCAAAATGCCGGAAATGGTATCAATACTCAATGGAGTGGGGGGGATGGCTAGTTTATTAGTCGCATTAGCCGTTTTTTGGGCTGGAGAAAAGATAGAAACCTATATTTTGGCCATTATGTTAATAGCAGTCGCGATTGGCAGTATTACCTTTAGCGGAAGTATTATCGCTTGGGCAAAGCTAAGTGGTGAAATACCTAAGCTTGTAAGCAGTGGTGCTACTGTTTTCAAAGGACAAGCAATTATTAATGTTCTTATTTTAGTCAGTATATGTGCATTGGCAGGCGTAGTTGTGGTCGCGCCAGAAAACATTGAGTTTGTTATCTGCTTTTCAATTCTTTGTCTCGTACTCGGAGTAATGTTGGTGTTGCCAATTGGTGGCGCTGATATGCCAGTAGTTATTTCTTTACTCAATAGTTATTCAGGGTTGGCTGCATGTGCAGCTGGATTGGCAATTAATAACAACTTACTCATTGTTGCTGGGGCGTTGGTTGGTGCAAGTGGTATAATTTTGACAAGTATAATGTGTAAAGCAATGAATAGGTCTTTAAGCAATGTTTTATTCTCTGGTTTTAAAAACAACGCATCAAATAAAATTGAAATTGAAGGTGAAGTGACCCCCATTGTGGCCGAAGATGCATTCTTCGTGTTGGAGGCTGCACAGTCAATTTTGGTTATACCTGGATATGGTATGGCGGTTGCTCAAGCTCAACATGCTATGAAAGAACTTCAGGTATTGTTAGAAGAAAACGATGCTGAAGTTGTATATGGCATTCACCCCGTTGCCGGACGCATGCCTGGGCACATGAATGTATTACTCGCCGAGGCCGATGTGCCTTACGAAGTGTTATTGGAAATGGATGAAGTAAACGCTCGTATGGAAAACTTTGATGTCGCTATTGTTATTGGCGCGAATGATGTAGTTAATCCTGCAGCAAGAGATATGGAAGGGAGCCCTATTTACGGAATGCCTGTAATAAATGCAGATTTAGCAAAAAATGTTTTTATCCTGAAACGAGGAATGTCTTCGGGTTTTGCTGGTGTAGATAATCCATTATTCTTCAAATCCAATGCACGTATGATATTTGGTGATGCAAAAGATACTATTAATACGATTATCAGACAGTTTTCCGACTAG